One genomic window of Magnetococcales bacterium includes the following:
- a CDS encoding cobalamin B12-binding domain-containing protein has product MKIALVNPNLNSSMAAIPHGLLSIASTVRHAGFSCDLFDQNVQNVTVETLKKYAVVGFSAMTAQLKAAVPLADQLATHCKIVWGGIHALLDPSSLLSRYPESQVILGEGEYPLVNLLQSFDKGEEKPDGLPGVMQLVQGTATPATPFMIDDLDTLPDADYGLLPQIEK; this is encoded by the coding sequence GTGAAAATTGCCCTGGTCAATCCCAATCTCAATTCAAGCATGGCCGCCATTCCACATGGCCTGCTTTCCATTGCCTCAACAGTCCGTCATGCCGGTTTTTCATGTGATTTATTCGACCAGAATGTGCAAAACGTTACCGTCGAAACCTTGAAAAAATATGCTGTCGTCGGCTTTTCCGCCATGACTGCCCAATTGAAGGCTGCCGTGCCCCTGGCCGACCAATTGGCAACACACTGCAAAATTGTCTGGGGTGGCATCCACGCCCTGTTGGACCCCTCTTCCCTGCTCAGTCGTTATCCGGAAAGTCAGGTCATTCTGGGTGAGGGGGAATATCCATTGGTCAATCTTTTGCAATCATTTGACAAAGGCGAAGAAAAGCCGGATGGCCTGCCTGGGGTCATGCAGCTTGTTCAGGGCACCGCCACCCCTGCCACCCCGTTCATGATCGATGATCTCGACACTCTCCCGGATGCGGATTACGGTCTGCTGCCCCAAATTGAAAAATAG
- a CDS encoding glycosyltransferase family 4 protein, with translation MKKIAGPLLVIIPDRLSHLIKKGEVTSRYYNPGNCFAEVHILLTNDDQPDLSMVQKMVGDARLHLHNLPIREFLRRQGWHPLVLHKWRAEGVALARQIKPVMIRTHGAWLNGWLGVRIATTLAIPMVVSLHINPDVDTRQRVPWWPHWRRRILHQIELYFEKVTLRGADRVLPVYEPIRSYALRRGARHIQVCYNFLNPDHIGKKQDYRLHTPPRLISVGRQIAEKNPANIIRALARLPQGELTLVGDGPLHDTLRQVARECQIEDRVTFLPSVANDALCRMLPDFDLFVTHSEYWEISKATLEALLTGLPIIQNHRLGDPVPELQGDWVVLVNNTVAAYEQAITRLLDDDAARTALGRRAWQHAQERYAPVKTEKVFADLYRSLLQ, from the coding sequence ATGAAAAAGATCGCAGGACCTCTGTTGGTGATTATTCCGGATCGACTTTCCCACCTGATCAAAAAAGGGGAAGTCACTTCCCGATATTACAATCCAGGCAATTGCTTTGCTGAAGTTCACATCCTGCTGACCAACGATGATCAGCCGGATTTGTCCATGGTGCAAAAAATGGTAGGGGACGCCCGCTTGCACCTGCACAATCTGCCCATCCGTGAATTTTTGCGTCGTCAGGGATGGCACCCTCTGGTCCTGCACAAATGGCGTGCCGAAGGCGTGGCCTTGGCGCGACAAATCAAGCCGGTCATGATTCGAACGCACGGGGCTTGGTTGAATGGTTGGCTGGGTGTGCGCATCGCAACCACGCTCGCCATTCCGATGGTGGTGTCGCTGCACATCAATCCCGATGTGGACACGCGGCAACGGGTTCCCTGGTGGCCGCACTGGCGGCGTCGGATTCTGCACCAGATTGAACTTTATTTTGAAAAGGTCACCCTGCGCGGGGCCGACCGGGTGTTGCCGGTTTATGAGCCGATTCGGAGTTATGCGTTGCGGCGCGGTGCCCGCCACATCCAGGTCTGTTACAATTTTTTGAATCCCGACCATATCGGCAAAAAACAGGATTATCGATTACATACGCCCCCCCGTTTGATCTCGGTAGGGCGACAAATTGCCGAAAAAAATCCCGCCAACATCATCCGTGCCTTGGCCCGTCTGCCCCAGGGAGAACTGACCCTGGTGGGCGATGGTCCCCTGCACGACACCCTGCGCCAGGTCGCCCGGGAGTGTCAGATCGAAGATCGCGTCACATTTTTACCTTCCGTGGCCAACGACGCCTTATGCCGGATGCTCCCCGATTTTGATCTGTTCGTCACGCACTCGGAGTATTGGGAAATCAGCAAGGCCACCCTCGAAGCACTCCTGACCGGCCTGCCCATCATCCAAAACCATCGCCTGGGAGATCCAGTGCCCGAGTTGCAAGGAGATTGGGTTGTTCTGGTCAACAATACCGTCGCTGCCTACGAACAGGCCATCACCCGACTTCTCGACGATGATGCTGCCCGCACCGCGTTGGGACGCCGTGCCTGGCAACATGCCCAGGAACGTTATGCCCCGGTGAAAACTGAAAAGGTTTTTGCTGATCTCTATCGTTCCTTGCTGCAATAG